The DNA sequence CCGAGCCCGGCTGCTCCGACTCGCCCAGCGTGAAGCGCCAATGAGGCTGCCAGGGCGCCACCTCCCGGTCCTCGTCGTCCTCCCCAGGCTCAGGACCCAGCGTCTCGATGGCGACGATGTCCTCGTCGTCCTCTTCCTCTGTGTCACCCCGTGCATCGCTGGGCGCCGTGTCGCGGCCCCCTGCGCCCCCGCGAGGGACGAACAGTTCCAGCTCCAGCGGCCGCTCCTCGAGCGGATCACGGCCCTCTTCGACGGAGACGAAATCCAGCTCGCGCTCCAACATGGCACGCACTGCCCGAAGGAAGCGGCGGCGGCGGCGATCCATTTCGTCCATCGACAGGCGGATCTCGTCGAGGCGGTTCTCCGCGTCCATCAGCATCCGCTCGATCTCGGCCTCGGCTTCGCGACGCATCAGCTCGGCTTCCCGCTGGGCCTGTCCCGAGATGTCCTTGCGCAGAGCCTGCGCCGTGACCAGAGCGTCCTGAACGGCCTTCTCGCGATCCTGCTGCTCGCGCACCTGATCACCGAGGCGAGCCGAGCGCTCCTTGAGCGTCATGTTCTCCTTGACCAGCGCCTCCAGCCGCTCCGCCACAATCTCGAGAAACGTATCGACCTCGCCCGGATCGTAGCCGCGCATGCCTTTGCGGAAGTCGCCCCGTTTCTTTCGAACGTCCAGTGGTGTGAGCTCGATCATCTCGGTCTCGAATCAGTGGATGGACCGGGGCCGGTGGCCGACCCCGGCTACGCGCGCTCGCCGAAGAGGGCGGTGCCGACACGAATCATCGTGCTTCCCTCCTCGATCGCGATCTCGAAATCATGGGTCATGCCCATGGACAGCTCCGTGCCCTGATACCGGCTCAGGGCGGTCGCCTGCTCGTGCAGCTCCCGCAAGCGCCGGAAGGTCCTCCGGATCCAGCCTTCGTCCTCCACGAACGGCGCCATGGTCATCAGCCCCCGAACCTCCAGCCCCGGCAGCTCCAGCACACGGCCCAGGGCGTCGAGAGCTTCGGCCGCCTCGAAGCCGCCTTTGACGGTCTCCCCAGAGGTGTTCACCTGTAGCAGCACCGGCAACACGCGCCCCTCCTCCTCCAGGACCCGGCTCAGACGCTCGGCGAGCCGCTCCGAATCGAGGGCATGGAACAGGTCCGCCGCCTCTGCCGCCTCCCGGGCCTTGCGGCGCTGGACGTGCCCGATGAGGTGCCAACGAACGGCCCCTGCAGGGAGCAGGCCCCGCCGCTCCACCAGAATCTCCGGTCGGTTCTCGCCCAGGTCCGCGATCCCCTCCGCCCAGGCAGCGCGCAGGGCCGCGACCGGATGTCCCTTGGTGACCGCAACCAGGCGGACGGCGCTCGCCTCCCGCCCGGACCGGACCGCAGCCTCGGCCATACCCGCCTCGATCCGCGGAAGCGATTCCCGGAGGCGGTCCCGATAGACCCGCTCCAGGGCGCTCTCCTCCCCCGCTCGGGGTTCGGCATCCGACTCGCAAGCGACCCGTGCCAACGCGACTCCTACGCTTGGTGGACAGACATACAAACCTAAAGCTCTGCTCCCCGGGAAACCACGAGGGAGCAGCCCGTTCGGCGCGGCGGCTCGTGGCGGTGCGCGTGGGCTGCCGCGGCAGGCACTGGAACGGGGAAGGCCCCGCCGGACCGAGTCCGGCGGGGCCTCCGCACTGCTCGTCCCAGGATCCGGCTACTGGATCTGGAACGTAATCGGAAAGGCCACCCAGACCTGCACACGCTTGTCGCGGTTCAAGGCCGGTGTGAACTCCATGATGCTGGCCACCTTGAGCGCCGCGT is a window from the Gemmatimonadota bacterium genome containing:
- a CDS encoding DivIVA domain-containing protein, which translates into the protein MIELTPLDVRKKRGDFRKGMRGYDPGEVDTFLEIVAERLEALVKENMTLKERSARLGDQVREQQDREKAVQDALVTAQALRKDISGQAQREAELMRREAEAEIERMLMDAENRLDEIRLSMDEMDRRRRRFLRAVRAMLERELDFVSVEEGRDPLEERPLELELFVPRGGAGGRDTAPSDARGDTEEEDDEDIVAIETLGPEPGEDDEDREVAPWQPHWRFTLGESEQPGSDG
- a CDS encoding YggS family pyridoxal phosphate-dependent enzyme encodes the protein MARVACESDAEPRAGEESALERVYRDRLRESLPRIEAGMAEAAVRSGREASAVRLVAVTKGHPVAALRAAWAEGIADLGENRPEILVERRGLLPAGAVRWHLIGHVQRRKAREAAEAADLFHALDSERLAERLSRVLEEEGRVLPVLLQVNTSGETVKGGFEAAEALDALGRVLELPGLEVRGLMTMAPFVEDEGWIRRTFRRLRELHEQATALSRYQGTELSMGMTHDFEIAIEEGSTMIRVGTALFGERA